In a single window of the Solea senegalensis isolate Sse05_10M linkage group LG1, IFAPA_SoseM_1, whole genome shotgun sequence genome:
- the si:ch211-196f5.2 gene encoding uncharacterized protein si:ch211-196f5.2: MFYFPDVPPPPYWMFFRNMTALRTEEVGSQRSLVPSPDTHTSGCTATLPAPPSVPAVLKPAFRSPPTAIPLTEKEQFVITTAEYFEGDDPPEVTAREIDPLMDQPKLFCHRVEVFADPQVQISDTAMKEQIGNLQIETLDLTRTHFKHQRRQSCDSSAQGATICINTLHRYRHLCSEKVLLSQRKHRTSFKIKKEKDTRVKLAGDETKNVSEEGEANRGPDSSADRESPGPHDKTVRVEVEWDIPMSVTLPVQVQADPAQQPFPFLDTTLADLGIQESEVKERVVWVDTKKTQVKNKAGKLKEKEITILEVRVKAQKPGDTELQEVLYSTEAHTDRSFCRTGMDILPWKQRGTGETELSPVQMTMALENKQPDLKEPERQREI, encoded by the exons ATGTTCTACTTTCCAGACGTTCCTCCACCACCATACTGGATGTTTTTCCGCAATATG ACCGCCCTCAGGACAGAAGAGGTGGGCTCACAGCGCTCCCTGGTGCCCAGTCCTGACACGCACACTTCAGG GTGCACTGCCACCCTCCCTGCACCCCCCTCAGTTCCTGCTGTGTTAAAACCAGCTTTCAGGTCACCTCCCACTGCCATCCCCCTGACAGAGAAGGAGCAGTTTGTCATCACCACTGCTGAG TATTTTGAGGGAGATGATCCTCCCGAAGTCACAGCCAGAGAGATTGACCCTTTGATGGATCAACCCAAACTGTTCT GTCACCGTGTGGAAGTCTTCGCTGACCCTCAGGTCCAGATCTCTGACACAGCAATGAAAGAGCAGATTGGAAACCTGCAGATTGAGACACTTGACCTG ACGCGCACACACTTCAAGCATCAGAGGAGGCAAAGCTGCGACTCATCAGCGCAGGGAGCAACAATCTGCATCAACACTCTCCATCGATACAGACACCTCTGCAGCGAAAAGGTGTTGTTGAGTCAGAGGAAACATCGCACTtcttttaagataaaaaaagaaaaagatacaAGGGTCAAGCTGGCGGGAGATGAGACAAAGAACGTGTCGGAGGAGGGAGAGGCCAACAGAGGACCAGACAGCTCAGCAGACAGGGAGTCTCCTGGGCCACATGACAAGACGGTGCGTGTGGAAGTGGAGTGGGACATCCCCATGTCAGTGACACTGCCTGTCCAGGTGCAAGCTGACCCCGCACAGCAGCCCTTTCCCTTCCTGGACACGACACTGGCCGACCTGGGCATCCAGGA GTCAGAGGTGAAGGAGAGGGTGGTGTGGGTCGACACCAAGAAGACGCAGGTGAAGAACAAAGCAGGGAagctgaaggagaaggagatCACCATCCTGGAG GTGCGAGTGAAGGCCCAGAAGCCTGGAGATACAGAGCTGCAGGAGGTGCTTTACAGCACCGAGGCCCACACTGACCGCTCCTTCTGTCGCACTGGAATGGATATTCTGCCCTGGAAACAGAGAGGCACAG ggGAGACCGAGCTGTCGCCAGTGCAGATGACAATGGCGCTGGAAAACAAGCAGCCTGACCTGAAGGAGCCTGAAAGACAGCGGGagatctga
- the pdcd6 gene encoding programmed cell death protein 6 isoform X2: MAYHSPYRPPMHNNVLPDQGFLWNIFQRVDKDRSGVISDSELQQALSNGTWTPFNPVTVRSIISMFDRENKGGVNFNEFAGVWKYITDWQNIFRTYDRDNSGFIDRNELKQALTGFGYRLSDQFYTTLIEKFDRQRKGQVAFDDFIQCCIVLQRLTDVFRRYDTDQDGWIQVSYEQYLSMVFNIV, encoded by the exons ATGGCGTATCACAGTCCGTACAGACCCCCAATGCACAACAACGTTCTTCCAGACCAGGGCTTCCTGTGGAATATCTTCCAAAG GGTTGACAAGGACCGGAGTGGAGTGATATCAGACTCGGAGCTTCAGCAGGCCTTATCTAATG GCACATGGACTCCATTCAACCCAGTGACGGTCCGCTCCATCATAT CCATGTTTGACAGGGAAAATAAAGGCGGCGTGAACTTCAATGAGTTCGCCGGCGTGTGGAAGTACATCACAGACTGGCAGAACATCTTCAGGACCTACGACAGGGACAATTCTGGCTTCATTGATAGAAATGAGCTTAAACAGGCACTGACTGGATTTG GTTATCGTCTCTCAGACCAGTTCTACACCACATTGATAGAGAAGTTTGACCGCCAGAGGAAGGGGCAGGTGGCCTTCGATGACTTCATCCAGTGCTGTATTGTACTACAG AGGTTGACCGACGTGTTCAGGCGATATGACACAGACCAAGACGGCTGGATCCAGGTTTCATATGAACAGTATCTTTCCATGGTCTTCAATATAGTATAA
- the pdcd6 gene encoding programmed cell death protein 6 isoform X1 yields MAYHSPYRPPMHNNVLPDQGFLWNIFQRVDKDRSGVISDSELQQALSNGTWTPFNPVTVRSIISMFDRENKGGVNFNEFAGVWKYITDWQNIFRTYDRDNSGFIDRNELKQALTGFGETQSYRLSDQFYTTLIEKFDRQRKGQVAFDDFIQCCIVLQRLTDVFRRYDTDQDGWIQVSYEQYLSMVFNIV; encoded by the exons ATGGCGTATCACAGTCCGTACAGACCCCCAATGCACAACAACGTTCTTCCAGACCAGGGCTTCCTGTGGAATATCTTCCAAAG GGTTGACAAGGACCGGAGTGGAGTGATATCAGACTCGGAGCTTCAGCAGGCCTTATCTAATG GCACATGGACTCCATTCAACCCAGTGACGGTCCGCTCCATCATAT CCATGTTTGACAGGGAAAATAAAGGCGGCGTGAACTTCAATGAGTTCGCCGGCGTGTGGAAGTACATCACAGACTGGCAGAACATCTTCAGGACCTACGACAGGGACAATTCTGGCTTCATTGATAGAAATGAGCTTAAACAGGCACTGACTGGATTTGGTGAGACACAGA GTTATCGTCTCTCAGACCAGTTCTACACCACATTGATAGAGAAGTTTGACCGCCAGAGGAAGGGGCAGGTGGCCTTCGATGACTTCATCCAGTGCTGTATTGTACTACAG AGGTTGACCGACGTGTTCAGGCGATATGACACAGACCAAGACGGCTGGATCCAGGTTTCATATGAACAGTATCTTTCCATGGTCTTCAATATAGTATAA